In Oryza brachyantha chromosome 1, ObraRS2, whole genome shotgun sequence, the following are encoded in one genomic region:
- the LOC102703639 gene encoding 70 kDa peptidyl-prolyl isomerase-like: MQPGDIVPSEFAGTKSGCRASIPENIPLDQAVRFDIELISLVTVTNILDDNEDEVILKKTIKHGMGNVKPCGLDDVIVDYNVCLENGMSVSMSDSVEFNLQKGFFCPAFPLAVKTMTEGEEAVSIVKPEYGFGEQGRPSKGNEAAVPPDATLYVYIQLKSYKTMIHIGEGQTIFKKTLRKGECVENQGVVRVRMIGKLQDGVAFDQRGHKTDEPFEFELDEGLQQSKRTTRGGEW, translated from the exons ATGCAACCTGGGGACATCGTCCCTTCAGAATTTGCAGGCACTAAGTCTGGGTGTCGTGCAAGTATCCCAGAGAACATCCCCCTAGACCAAGCAGTGAGGTTTGATATTGAGCTTATCTCTCTCGTCACCGTAACTAACATTCTCGACGATAATGAAGATGAAGTCATTTTGAAGAAGACCATCAAGCATGGCATGGGAAATGTTAAACCTTGTGGTTTGGATGATGTTATTG TGGACTATAATGTCTGCCTTGAGAATGGGATGTCAGTGTCCATGTCTGATAGTGTTGAGTTCAACCTTCAGAAAG GCTTCTTCTGCCCTGCATTTCCACTTGCTGTGAAGACAATGAcagaaggagaagaagctgTTTCAATTGTAAAACCAGAAT ATGGTTTTGGCGAACAGGGCAGGCCCTCTAAGGGGAATGAAGCTGCTGTGCCACCTGATGCAACTCTCTATGTGTACATCCAACTCAAGTCCTATAAAACAATGATTCATATTGGAGAGGGCCAGACAATCTTCAAGAAAACACTTCGTAAAGGAGAGTGCGTAGAGAATCAAGGAGTAGTCAGAG TTCGGATGATTGGTAAACTCCAAGATGGGGTTGCTTTTGATCAGCGGGGTCACAAAACAGATGAGCCATTCGAGTTCGAGCTTGATGAAG gatTGCAACAGAGTAAAAGAACTACcagagggggtgaatggtag